The genomic region ATTTATAGGTGGATTAAATAAAGATTTAAGAAAGACATTGCAAAAAGAATTAGTAAATGCCTCTCTTAATGTATCTTTTTTAGTGAAATTCAAAGGTACAGATGAAGATAATATTTGCAATAGAGAAACTCCCCAAGGAGGAGTACAATTTGAACTTACAGCATCATTCCGTAATGATGCTAAACTGCGTAACAGGTTTATACAGGTGGTAAGAGAAAATTTATCAGCAAAATTATAGGTAGATTGAATGGTAAATCTAAAATTTGGAAAGATTTCTTTATGATGTCGCCATCCATCCTGAAAATGGATTCCTAATTTTATGTTTTCATAAAGTAATGATAATGTAGACTTTCAAAAAATCTAAAGGAATTGATTATGAGTAAAGTGACAATATGGCATAACCCCAGATGCAGTAAGTCAAGAAATGCGGCAAAACTGCTTGAAGAACAGGGCATAGAGGCCGAAGTGGTGAAATACCTCGATACGCCTCCAAGTAAAGAAGAGATCAAAGAGGTATTGAAAATGCTTGGGATCCCTGCACGTGAACTGATGCGGACAAAAGAAGATATCTACAAAGAGCTCGGCCTCAAAGAGGTTGAGGATGAGGAGAAGCTCATCGAAGCGATGGCAGAGCACCCTAAGCTTATCGAAAGGCCCATTGTCATCAAAGACGGCAAAGCGGCGATCGGCCGTCCGATCGAAAAGATCATCGAACTGCTTGATATGTAGGGTGGGCAATTGCCCACCGTTGATTATTCCTCTTTCCCATTTCCATAATTGGTATAGAGATACTCCACCACTTCATCAACATCTTTTTGTTTGATCGGTGCATGGAAGACCTCTATCATCTTAATGACTTTTTCTCTCCAGAATTTTTTGGACTGTAGCCCCTGATTGATGGTATACCCCCAGGAGTGGCACATGTTGCATTTTCCTTTGGTGGAGTACATACCTTTTCCAGGTTTCATTGGAAATTCCATGTAAGGCATTTTGATGCCTTTGTTCACATCAGAAGCGAAAAGCAGGGCTTGCAGAAGCAGTAGTGCTAAAAGAAGTCGTTTCATGCTACTACCTCCACTGTCACTTCGTCTATACCGTTGAATTTGTAGCCACCATGATTCCATTTAACCTCATGTGCAAAGGGTTGGATCTCTCCTTTATGGTTGGTTGCCCGGGACATGATGCTTAGGAGACCTGTCTGCTCGGGTTTGAAAGGGTAGATGAAGGTGCGGTAGGCGTAGTTTCCTTGTGTGCCGTCGTCGAGTTTCGCTTCCTCCCAGGTATGCCCGCCGTTGGTGGAGATATGCACTTTTTCAATACCGCTGCCGCCATCGAAGGCAACCCCGCGTACCACAAGTTCTGCACCTTTTTTGACCTTCGTACCGCTGACAGGATAACCGATAAGAGAATTGACATTCATCTCCTCTATGGGCTTGGTTTTGGGTGCAAGGTTGTCAGGTGTTTCGCATTCACAGTCGTTGTCAGGCACACGGTAGGCATGGTCCATAAAATGAAGCTGTGGTTTTTCGGAGGTAACTGTAATGTTGCTGAGCATCTTTATCCAACTGTCGGAGTAGAACCCCGGAAGGATGAGACGTACCGGGTAGCCGTTAAGGTAGGGGAGTGCCTCACCGTTCATCTCGTAGGCGATGATGATCTCATCGTGTACTTTGTTGAGTTCAAGCGCACGCACAAAGCCGTCGGTCTTGGTATAGACAGGTTTTTCGAGTCCATTGAACTTGATCCATGAAGCACCTTTTTTAAGTCCTGCTTTGGCAAGTACATCTTTGAGTTTTACCCCTTTCCATCTGGCACATCCCATCGCACCTACACCCCACTGAATACCACCGGGAGTCGGATGGAAGGCGCTCCGGTTGTTCCCGCCGCACTGAAGCACCGAGGTGATCTCCACAGCTTCGAATTCCTTCCTGAGTGTTTCAACAGAGAGTTTGAGTTTCTTTTTCACTTCACCGTTGACAGAGATATGGAAGGTGTTCAGGTTTATGTAGGTAGGGATCATCGGCATATGCCATCGGACGAAGAAGAGGTCGTTCGGTGTCAAAGCAGAGGTAAACACTTCTCTGGGGCTCTCAAGCAATGGAGGCCTGTCTGAATAGGTAATGAGAGGCCTCTTCTGGGGAAAGGCGATGTCGGAGACTTTTCTGTTGTCTACGGGATGTACGGTCTCGACTGTTTCTTTGGCATCTGCAGCAGTGCTTCCCACAACGGCACCGCCTGCCACCGTAATAGCTTTTTTAAAAAAATCTCTTCTTTGCATTCGATTACCCTTTCTCTTTTCAAGTGAAATTATACTCAAAATAGCTAATTTTTCCGTCATATTTTCACTTTCAGACCTTTATGCTAAAATTGCAGCAATATTAGAAACCCTAACTATAAGGAAAGAAATTTGCTAAGTACAGTCAATTTAACACAACGCTACGGGAAGAGAGTACTTTTTGACAAGATCAACATCACCCTGGATGTGGGCAAACGTTACGGTCTTATCGGTGCCAACGGTGCGGGGAAGTCCACCTTCATGAAGATCCTGGCAGGCGAGATAGAGCCGACTGACGGTGAAGTACAGCTTCAGCCCGGACTCAAACTGGGTATGCTCTCACAGAACCAGTATGCTTTTGAGGATTTTACACTCAAAGATGCCGTACTTTACGGGAATAAAAAACTTTATGATGCCCAAAAAGAGAAAGAGAAACTCTACATGGAAGGTGACTTCGAGAGTGATGAGGTGAACAACCGTCTGGCGGAACTCGAGATGATCTGTGCCGATGAGGACCCGACCTATGAGAGTGATGTAAAGATAGAGAAACTGCTTACAACGCTCGGCTTTCCTGTAGAGCAGCATGATGACCTCATGAGCTCGCTGACAGGAGGCGACAAGTTCAAGATCCTTCTTGCACAGGTGCTCTTCCTCAAGCCAGATGTCCTGCTGCTCGACGAGCCTACCAACAACCTCGACATGGAGACGATCGCCTGGCTGGAACAGGAGCTCAAGCGCCATGAGGGAACACTGCTTGTCATCTCTCACGACAGACACTTCCTCAACGGTGTCGTGACACACATTCTTGACCTCGATTTCCAGAACATCCGTGAATTCACAGGCAACTACGATGAGTGGTACATTGCTGCGAACCTTATTTCAAAACAGGCTCAGGCTGACAGAAGCAAGGCGCTCAAAGAGAAAGAGGAGCTTGAGAAGTTCATCGCACGATTCTCTGCCAATGCTTCCAAGGCGAAGCAGGCCACCTCGCGCCAGAAACAGCTGGACAAACTCGATGTTCAGGAGATCAAACTCTCAAGCAGGCGTGACCCTTCCATCATGTTCAAACCCCACAGGGAGATAGGAAATGAGGTGCTTGAAGTGCAGGACCTCTCCAAGAGCTATGGTGATGAAAAGGTCTTTGAAGGGCTGACATTCAAGGTCAACAAGGGCGACAAGATAGCGCTTATCGGTACCAACGGTGTCGGGAAGACCACCCTGCTTGAGATACTCATGGGCAATCTTGAAGCGGACAGCGGGAAGTTCAACTGGGGGCAGACCATCACGACGACATATTTCCCGCAGAACACAACCGATGTGGTGACAGGTGACGAAGAGCTGCCACAATGGATACAGGGCTTTGACCCCAAATGGCATATTGACGACATCAGAAAGACACTGGGACGTATGCTCTTCTCCGGTGAGGAGCAGAAGAAAAAGGTCAATGCCTGTTCGGGTGGGGAGAAGCACCGTGTCATGCTCTCGAAGATGATGATGGATTCCGCCAACTTCCTGGTACTTGACGAACCCAACAACCACCTTGATCTCGAAGCGATCGTCGCGCTGGGTGAAGCACTGCACAACTATCAGGGTGGTGTCATCTGTGTCTCTCATGACCGTGAGCTCATCGATGCCTTTGCCAACCGCATCATCAAACTCAATGAAGACGGATCAGTGATCGATTTTGAAGGAAACTACGAAGATTTCGTGGAACAGCACGACTAACTGATATAAAAGGAGAAACGATGCTTATCGACTTCCAAGAAAAAGTACTGAGTGAAAAGTATGCTTTGATGTCCCAGCTCATTATCCCCCGGCCCATTGCATGGATCGTGACGGAAGGAGAGGTACTGAATATCGCACCTTTTTCCTACTTTACAGGCCTTTCTTCCAACCCGCCTACCATGATCGTCTCCATTGGCCATCGTCCGGATGGAAGCCCGAAGGATACCTTGCGAAATCTGCGTGAGACTAAGAGGTGTGTGGTCTGTATGACCGAAGAGGTACAGCTCGAAGCGATGCATTTCAGCTCCAAAGGAGTCGATGCTTCTGTCAGTGAGATCGAACTTTTTGATATTTCGGTAGAAGAGCGTGTTGAAGGTTTCCCTCCCATGGTCAAAGGGGTAAAAGCCGCTTTCTTCTGCGAGTACCTTCAGGAGGTCGATCTCAAAGGAAGCAAAACGATCCCTGTGATCATCGAGATCAAGCATCTCTACATCGATGAATCGATTATCAGTGACAGTGAAAAGATGACGCTTGAACTCGATGCCATTGCACGCATAGGCAAAAGCTATGCAAAACTTGGTGAGAAGATTACCTCTCCCGATATTCCCTAGATTTTTGTTTTGTTCGCATCTGCCTTAAGAGTGGCATTGCATTCCGCTTCTTTTTGGGCTTTACGTTTTTTCTGATAGAGCCTGAATGCCCTGATATTCTTCAAGTGTTCTTCATAGGTAACGGAAAAGTTATGTTCTCCGCTCGGGGTAAGCATGAAGAAGAGATAGTCACTCTTTTGCGGCATCATGGCAGCTTCCAATGCTTCTATGGTAACGGTACCCAGAGGGTGGGGCGGCAGGCCTTTGTATTTATAGGTATTGAAGTAGGTACGGTCACTTTTGATGCGTTCCGGTGTCACGATAACATGAGAATAACTGCCGTAGTTTAGGGTAGAGTCCATCTGCAGTTTCATTTTTTTCTCAAGACGGTTGTAGATCACCGAGGAGATGAGAGGCATCTCTTTGAGCGAGTTGCTCTCTTTCTGAATGATGGAAGCCATGGTCAGAAGGATCCTGATGGTAGATCGCTCCGGTTTTTGGGAAAAATACTCCTTTTCAAATGCTGAGAGTATTTCAGCTGAACGGTCAAAAAGATACTGCATAACGGCAAAGGCATCGGCACTTCTGGCAAGAATATAGCTTTGGGCAAAAATATCTGCTTCTGTGAAACGGGAACGTTCTTGATACTCTTTGAGAAGTTCACCCTTGTCCAGTTTCATGTCGTTTGCCAGCCTTTTGCAGAGTTCGTCGGCTGTCTCTCCGGCATAGACGACTACTTTCATCAGCTTGGCTTCTTGCCGATAAAGAGAAGAGAAGAAGGAAAAACGGCTCTGTTTCTCTTCGCTTATGTGGTACCAACCCTTTTTTGGGATTTCACCCATATACATAAAAAGCTGATCAATGATCGTTACAGAGTAACCGTATTTCTCCAACTCTTCAGCAGTTGTCTTGGTATTTTTACCAGAGAGGTAGAAAGTTTTATGCGGCGAAGTGGGGGAATAGGCATTGTAAAGGAAAGCAATGATTACAAGGATGATGAAGATTTCAATATAACGTGCAATGCGTTTATACTCTTGTGCGATCAACTGTTTCATAGTGAACGATTATAGCATATCATACTGCTATATGGGTATTGTCTGTCATTATAAAATATCCTTATGATAAATAATGTTATACTGCAATCTGGTTATTTTTATATAAAGGTACACAGTCCTGATGGTACGATTCCTTTTTCTTCTTCTTTTCCTGTTTGTGCATACATCTCTTTATGGACAGTCCCCGCAGTATAAGCTGGGACACGGTCTTCAGATAGGGGATCTTCCTCTTTATGCAGGAGGATATTTCTCACTGGAATATGAAGATGTGTTCGATCAGTACCGCTCGCTGAAGCTCGAAGATGTCTCCCTGATGCTGTATGGGGAGAAAGAGAACTTTTCCTATATGCTGGAACTTGAAGCCAATGATGTCTACAGTGAAGTATTCGGCAATGAAGATGCTGATGCAGTGAATGAACATTTTCATATTGAAAGACTTTATGTGGATTATGCAGTGAATGAAAATTATGCATTCAGGGCAGGGAAATATATTTCACCTGTAGGCTTCTGGAACCGTATCTCCATCAATGTGCTTCGCGATACTACTTCCAACCCGCGTATCAGTCGTTTCCTTTTCCCTCAATTCACTAGCGGGTTGGACCTGAAGTACAATACGAACAGTGCCAATGAGCTTTCTTTCGATGTGATGGCGCAGGAAACGGAAGATATGGATACGCTTGTCAGCAATGAAATTTACAATAATTTTGAAACGGACCGGCATTACGGTATAGGTATGTCTTTTTCCCGGGACGATATCTTTTATCAGTTCAATGCCGGATATTTCCGTACGGTGAACGAAAAACAGTTTTACTATGTTCAGGGTGCATTTACATACACAAAAGATGCATTCAGACTTCAGTCCGAAGTAGGGAGACAGTTCGATGATGACGGGACGACCATTCCCTATATCGGCTATATACAGGGCGTATATACCCTGAAGGAGAAACATGAGCTTATTGTAAGATTTGAAAGTTACTCCGATACGACTATAGATACGAAAGACAGTTTTGCCGTATTCGGGTATACCTACAGGCCTCTCTACCCCATTGCGATCAAAGGTGAGTATCAGTGGCATTCCCTGCATGACGAGAACAGTCTGTTTCTCTCTTTGTCCGTACTGTTTTAGGAAACTGAAATGTTGAAGTACTGTTTTGTATGTATACTGTTTGGAACACTGCTGTATTCGGAAGATCTTCTCTTTATTACGAATATGTCCAATGGTATCGAAACACTTGGTACATCGGAATTGCGCCTGATCTATTTGAAGAAAAGACGTTTTTGGAAGGAAACAAAACTGGTTCCCCTGAATCTGCCGCCGGACAACAAACTGCGGAAGCGTGTTGAAAACAATGTTTTGCATATGCCGGCTTTGGCGCTGGATGAGTATTGGATGAAAGAGCATTACCTGGGACACCGTCCGCCTTACCGTGTGGATTCTGTAAAAGGCATGATCCTTTTTGTCAAAAAGGTAAAAGGTGCTATCGGCTACATTCCCGAAAGCAAATTGGTACCTGGTGTCAAAGTGGTCTACAGGGTGGGGAAACAATGAGTATGTTGAAAAGATTCATGCCGAAAACGCTGAAAATGAAATTGCGTCTGGCACTTTTTGCCATAGGCTTTTTCCCTTTCGTCTTCATGCTGGCTTATATGCACAATCTCGGAAAAAAGAAGATCTTGGACGATACTATCGCCATCCAGCATGCACAGATGCATATGATCAAAAAAAGTATCGAACAGCAGCTGACGGCACTGGAGAACGAGATTAGCTTTCTTGCCTCTCTTGATATAATGAACGATATGATCGCAGATGATGTCGATAAACGTATCGTACATCTTTTGCAGGGAAAACAGAAAGGCATTGCAGCAGAAGTAAACCTCTTCGCTGTTGATCCGTTCTATACCATTGTTGCTTCAACCTTGAAAAAGGAAAAAAAGAGATTTACCCATGCTGACATGCTGCGCAATGCGATAGAAGAAGGAAAGAACGATTTCATCTACAAAGATCATCTCTACCTGTTCACGAACATTGATTCCACTTTGCAGAAAAATACACCTCTGGGATATCTGATCATGGAGTACCCTCTGTCCAATCTGACACATTTCTTTGTCAGGCAAAAAGGGGTTCGTACACTCTTTTATTTTCCAAAAAGTGCATTGAAAATAGGGAAAATGTTCAAAAGCGGTACGTTGCATCTTCAGAAGTATCAGGAAGATTATATGAGCGAGCGATACCTGGTCCTCCAGGAACAGTTTGAGGGTGCGCTCTCCGGAGGCTTCATTGTCTATGAGATCAAAAAGTCCGTAGCGCTCTCCTTTTTGGACCAGTTCATGTACTTTGTCTGGCTGGTATTCGCATTGGGATTCCTGATCATAGCGGTATTTTCATGGTGGATCGGAAAACGTATTTTAAAACCCATAGGCAAGCTTTCCGCTGCGACACAGTCGATCGTCTCTACACAGGACTACACCACACAGGTCACTGTCTCTTCGGAAGGGGAGATCAATGAACTTGCAGAAAATTTCAACATGATGATACAGGAGATCAACAAAAGTTTTCAGTGTCTTGAAGAGGAGAACAAAGTACGGCTCCTGCGTTTTGTGCAGCTGGTCAATATTTTCAACCGGCTTATCCAGACAGAAAGCGAAGAG from Sulfurovum riftiae harbors:
- a CDS encoding flavin reductase family protein codes for the protein MLIDFQEKVLSEKYALMSQLIIPRPIAWIVTEGEVLNIAPFSYFTGLSSNPPTMIVSIGHRPDGSPKDTLRNLRETKRCVVCMTEEVQLEAMHFSSKGVDASVSEIELFDISVEERVEGFPPMVKGVKAAFFCEYLQEVDLKGSKTIPVIIEIKHLYIDESIISDSEKMTLELDAIARIGKSYAKLGEKITSPDIP
- a CDS encoding molybdopterin-dependent oxidoreductase — translated: MQRRDFFKKAITVAGGAVVGSTAADAKETVETVHPVDNRKVSDIAFPQKRPLITYSDRPPLLESPREVFTSALTPNDLFFVRWHMPMIPTYINLNTFHISVNGEVKKKLKLSVETLRKEFEAVEITSVLQCGGNNRSAFHPTPGGIQWGVGAMGCARWKGVKLKDVLAKAGLKKGASWIKFNGLEKPVYTKTDGFVRALELNKVHDEIIIAYEMNGEALPYLNGYPVRLILPGFYSDSWIKMLSNITVTSEKPQLHFMDHAYRVPDNDCECETPDNLAPKTKPIEEMNVNSLIGYPVSGTKVKKGAELVVRGVAFDGGSGIEKVHISTNGGHTWEEAKLDDGTQGNYAYRTFIYPFKPEQTGLLSIMSRATNHKGEIQPFAHEVKWNHGGYKFNGIDEVTVEVVA
- a CDS encoding porin, which encodes MVRFLFLLLFLFVHTSLYGQSPQYKLGHGLQIGDLPLYAGGYFSLEYEDVFDQYRSLKLEDVSLMLYGEKENFSYMLELEANDVYSEVFGNEDADAVNEHFHIERLYVDYAVNENYAFRAGKYISPVGFWNRISINVLRDTTSNPRISRFLFPQFTSGLDLKYNTNSANELSFDVMAQETEDMDTLVSNEIYNNFETDRHYGIGMSFSRDDIFYQFNAGYFRTVNEKQFYYVQGAFTYTKDAFRLQSEVGRQFDDDGTTIPYIGYIQGVYTLKEKHELIVRFESYSDTTIDTKDSFAVFGYTYRPLYPIAIKGEYQWHSLHDENSLFLSLSVLF
- a CDS encoding ABC-F family ATP-binding cassette domain-containing protein, whose amino-acid sequence is MLSTVNLTQRYGKRVLFDKINITLDVGKRYGLIGANGAGKSTFMKILAGEIEPTDGEVQLQPGLKLGMLSQNQYAFEDFTLKDAVLYGNKKLYDAQKEKEKLYMEGDFESDEVNNRLAELEMICADEDPTYESDVKIEKLLTTLGFPVEQHDDLMSSLTGGDKFKILLAQVLFLKPDVLLLDEPTNNLDMETIAWLEQELKRHEGTLLVISHDRHFLNGVVTHILDLDFQNIREFTGNYDEWYIAANLISKQAQADRSKALKEKEELEKFIARFSANASKAKQATSRQKQLDKLDVQEIKLSSRRDPSIMFKPHREIGNEVLEVQDLSKSYGDEKVFEGLTFKVNKGDKIALIGTNGVGKTTLLEILMGNLEADSGKFNWGQTITTTYFPQNTTDVVTGDEELPQWIQGFDPKWHIDDIRKTLGRMLFSGEEQKKKVNACSGGEKHRVMLSKMMMDSANFLVLDEPNNHLDLEAIVALGEALHNYQGGVICVSHDRELIDAFANRIIKLNEDGSVIDFEGNYEDFVEQHD
- the arsC gene encoding arsenate reductase (glutaredoxin) (This arsenate reductase requires both glutathione and glutaredoxin to convert arsenate to arsenite, after which the efflux transporter formed by ArsA and ArsB can extrude the arsenite from the cell, providing resistance.) — protein: MSKVTIWHNPRCSKSRNAAKLLEEQGIEAEVVKYLDTPPSKEEIKEVLKMLGIPARELMRTKEDIYKELGLKEVEDEEKLIEAMAEHPKLIERPIVIKDGKAAIGRPIEKIIELLDM
- a CDS encoding poly-gamma-glutamate hydrolase family protein — encoded protein: FIGGLNKDLRKTLQKELVNASLNVSFLVKFKGTDEDNICNRETPQGGVQFELTASFRNDAKLRNRFIQVVRENLSAKL
- a CDS encoding sulfite:cytochrome C oxidoreductase subunit B, producing MKRLLLALLLLQALLFASDVNKGIKMPYMEFPMKPGKGMYSTKGKCNMCHSWGYTINQGLQSKKFWREKVIKMIEVFHAPIKQKDVDEVVEYLYTNYGNGKEE
- the mltG gene encoding endolytic transglycosylase MltG, with protein sequence MKQLIAQEYKRIARYIEIFIILVIIAFLYNAYSPTSPHKTFYLSGKNTKTTAEELEKYGYSVTIIDQLFMYMGEIPKKGWYHISEEKQSRFSFFSSLYRQEAKLMKVVVYAGETADELCKRLANDMKLDKGELLKEYQERSRFTEADIFAQSYILARSADAFAVMQYLFDRSAEILSAFEKEYFSQKPERSTIRILLTMASIIQKESNSLKEMPLISSVIYNRLEKKMKLQMDSTLNYGSYSHVIVTPERIKSDRTYFNTYKYKGLPPHPLGTVTIEALEAAMMPQKSDYLFFMLTPSGEHNFSVTYEEHLKNIRAFRLYQKKRKAQKEAECNATLKADANKTKI
- a CDS encoding HAMP domain-containing sensor histidine kinase; translated protein: MSMLKRFMPKTLKMKLRLALFAIGFFPFVFMLAYMHNLGKKKILDDTIAIQHAQMHMIKKSIEQQLTALENEISFLASLDIMNDMIADDVDKRIVHLLQGKQKGIAAEVNLFAVDPFYTIVASTLKKEKKRFTHADMLRNAIEEGKNDFIYKDHLYLFTNIDSTLQKNTPLGYLIMEYPLSNLTHFFVRQKGVRTLFYFPKSALKIGKMFKSGTLHLQKYQEDYMSERYLVLQEQFEGALSGGFIVYEIKKSVALSFLDQFMYFVWLVFALGFLIIAVFSWWIGKRILKPIGKLSAATQSIVSTQDYTTQVTVSSEGEINELAENFNMMIQEINKSFQCLEEENKVRLLRFVQLVNIFNRLIQTESEEACIALALEELQMLVPEQHFTFSSEYPKEEGGLNMLLYVKDFEKGVSHFYGVISLSGSDEIKDTEEIRFYRAIATMIMLQLDQIRLIAQTKAVSSAKSTFISHMSHELRTPLHTILSATQYLISYEALTLPQQEKIVTIESSADHLLGMINDILDLVQIEAGKVSVEVEPVSSETLEKSIREVYAMLGLLAEQKALSMHFENSVPSDVQVLADQRYVKQILINLLSNAIKFTSAGYIKISMQQCNGGLCIVVKDSGIGLSEDEQKLLFDEFTQFTHSEEGKQKGSGLGLAISKKLARLFEAELVLKSEGLGKGTEAVLKLKGINL